A DNA window from Hemitrygon akajei chromosome 26, sHemAka1.3, whole genome shotgun sequence contains the following coding sequences:
- the LOC140716945 gene encoding uncharacterized protein, giving the protein MKIFAVALVLLLVKGLQGAAIPVEESKPNKSTSWQQPLWDLFKIGHEVASAAVEILSQSELAKTAVGKLSNSTEHFDTLLETSIKDLYNLSKELEWKGIPITQHIMEQGKLLQDKLYAAGSQVQEVIGNETYNTIHEKLESIHNDIQQYRQNLSLITSQFNQTLEGTTQQVDEWHRRVTLYTEPLREKFSVRIAEMKQYLSPFIHETKERLKAFDDLVAKWKEAPTDNA; this is encoded by the exons GATTACAGGGTGCCGCCATTCCCGTAGAAGAGTCCAAGCCCAACAAATCCACAAGCTGGCAGCAGCCTCTTTGGGACCTGTTCAAAATAGGACATGAGGTTGCCAGTGCTGCTGTTGAAATCCTATCCCAGTCTGAATTGGCCAAAACAGCTGT AGGAAAGCTATCAAACAGTACAGAACATTTTGATACCCTACTTGAAACATCAATAAAGGATCTGTACAACTTGTCAAAGGAGCTCGAGTGGAAAGGAATCCCTATCACTCAACATATTATGGAGCAGGGTAAGCTGCTCCAAGACAAGCTGTATGCTGCTGGTTCTCAGGTCCAGGAGGTCATTGGCAATGAAACATACAACACGATCCATGAGAAATTAGAGTCGATCCACAATGACATTCAACAATACCGCCAAAACCTAAGCCTCATAACGAGCCAATTCAATCAGACACTTGAGGGCACCACCCAACAAGTGGATGAATGGCACAGAAGAGTCACCCTTTACACTGAGCCACTGCGTGAAAAGTTCAGTGTCCGCATTGCGGAGATGAAGCAATACCTTTCACCCTTCATTCATGAAACCAAGGAGAGACTGAAGGCATTTGACGACCTTGTTGCAAAATGGAAAGAGGCACCAACTGATAATGCTTAA